The Sorangiineae bacterium MSr11367 genome window below encodes:
- the aceB gene encoding malate synthase A → MTEEQQSPNDGGSITLAEILRPEALAFVEELVKRFAPRIEERLAARRETQARFDKGKLPDFLIETADVRAGNWRVSPLPPDLLDRRVEITGPVDRKMVINALNSGANVFMADFEDANAPTWSNIVHGQKNLYDAIRRTIAFSAAETGKTYALKEKTAVLLVRPRGLHLPERHVRFEGKPIPGALLDFGLYFFHNAKALRERGTGPYFYLPKLESHLEARIWNDVFVFAQTALGVPQGTIKATVLIETLPAAFEMDEILYELREHSAGLNCGRWDYIFSFIKKRRNDANAVLPDRSLVTMDKGFLRAYAKLVIKTCHRRGVHAMGGMAAQIPIKDNPAENDAALARVRADKLREVKDGHDGTWVAHPGLVPIAREVFDANMPGPNQLNVLREDVQVSREELLEVPVGPRTEAGARHNIRVGIQYIESWLRGSGCVPLYNLMEDAATAEISRAQVWQWLHHRAPLEDGTVIDRERFARFVEEEMDRIRREVGEKRHANGKYAEARALFESLSTAESFEEFLTIPAYAKL, encoded by the coding sequence GTGACAGAAGAGCAGCAGTCCCCCAACGACGGCGGGTCCATCACGCTCGCTGAGATCCTGCGACCGGAGGCCCTGGCCTTCGTGGAGGAGTTGGTCAAACGCTTCGCCCCTCGCATCGAGGAACGCCTGGCCGCGCGCCGCGAGACGCAGGCGCGGTTCGACAAAGGCAAGCTGCCGGACTTTTTGATCGAGACGGCGGACGTGCGCGCAGGCAACTGGCGCGTGTCGCCGTTGCCGCCGGATTTGCTCGACCGCCGGGTCGAGATCACCGGCCCCGTCGACCGCAAGATGGTCATCAATGCCCTCAACTCGGGCGCGAACGTCTTCATGGCCGACTTCGAGGATGCCAACGCGCCGACTTGGAGCAACATCGTGCACGGTCAGAAGAACCTGTACGACGCCATTCGCCGCACCATCGCGTTCTCCGCCGCGGAGACAGGCAAGACGTATGCGCTGAAGGAGAAGACGGCGGTGCTGCTGGTGCGTCCGCGCGGCCTGCACCTTCCGGAACGTCACGTCCGTTTCGAGGGCAAGCCCATCCCGGGCGCGCTGCTCGACTTCGGGCTGTACTTCTTCCACAACGCCAAGGCCCTGCGCGAGCGCGGCACGGGCCCGTATTTCTACCTGCCGAAGCTCGAGAGCCACCTCGAGGCGCGCATCTGGAACGACGTGTTCGTGTTTGCGCAAACGGCGCTGGGCGTCCCGCAGGGCACCATCAAGGCGACGGTGCTCATCGAGACGCTGCCGGCGGCCTTCGAGATGGATGAGATTCTCTACGAGCTGCGCGAGCACTCGGCGGGCCTCAACTGCGGCCGCTGGGACTACATCTTCAGCTTCATCAAGAAGCGCCGCAACGACGCCAACGCCGTGCTGCCGGACCGCAGCCTGGTGACCATGGACAAGGGCTTCTTGCGCGCTTACGCGAAGCTGGTCATCAAGACGTGTCACCGCCGTGGTGTGCACGCGATGGGGGGCATGGCTGCCCAGATCCCCATCAAGGACAACCCGGCCGAAAACGATGCCGCGCTGGCCCGCGTGCGCGCGGACAAGCTGCGCGAGGTGAAGGACGGCCACGATGGCACCTGGGTCGCCCACCCGGGCCTCGTGCCCATTGCGCGCGAGGTGTTCGACGCCAACATGCCGGGGCCGAACCAGCTCAATGTCCTGCGCGAGGACGTGCAGGTCTCCCGTGAAGAGCTGCTCGAGGTGCCCGTGGGGCCTCGGACGGAGGCGGGCGCCCGGCACAACATCCGTGTGGGGATTCAGTACATCGAATCGTGGTTGCGGGGCTCCGGATGCGTCCCTCTCTACAATTTGATGGAAGATGCCGCGACCGCCGAGATTTCGCGCGCGCAAGTGTGGCAGTGGCTGCACCACCGCGCCCCGCTCGAGGACGGCACCGTCATCGACCGCGAGCGGTTCGCCCGCTTCGTCGAGGAAGAGATGGACCGCATTCGTCGCGAGGTCGGCGAGAAGCGGCACGCAAATGGCAAGTATGCCGAAGCGCGAGCGTTGTTCGAGAGTCTTTCGACTGCAGAGTCGTTCGAGGAGTTTCTGACGATTCCTGCTTACGCAAAGCTTTAG
- the aceA gene encoding isocitrate lyase, with the protein MTMSLAAVAEIAGRQGYVSEAAAKRFEGIHRNYSVADVNRLRGSIRIEHTLASLGAERLWNMLTHDDYVHALGALSGNQAVQMVRAGLKAIYVSGWQVAADANTSGQMYPDQSLYPVDSVPTLVERINSALMRADQIEHAEGKKDRYWYAPLVADAEAGFGGPLNAFELMKSMIKAGAAGVHFEDQLAAEKKCGHLGGKVLVPSGQFIRTLNAARLAADVMDVPTVLIARTDAHSAKLLTSDVDERDVPFIDGSGRTREGFFRLKGGLECAIARALAYAPYADVIWCETSTPDMGEAREFAEAVHEKFPNKLLAYNCSPSFNWKKNLSDADIAKFQQELGSMGYKFQFVTLAGFHSLNFSMFELARGYRDRGMAAYSEMQQAEFAAEKNGYSATRHQREVGTGYFDQVTDVITGGESSTLALEESTEAAQF; encoded by the coding sequence ATGACAATGTCTCTTGCCGCCGTTGCCGAGATTGCTGGACGCCAAGGTTATGTTTCCGAAGCTGCTGCCAAGCGGTTCGAAGGTATTCACCGCAATTATTCGGTAGCCGACGTCAACCGCCTTCGGGGTTCCATTCGAATCGAGCACACACTGGCCAGTCTTGGGGCGGAACGGCTGTGGAACATGCTCACGCACGACGATTACGTACACGCGCTGGGGGCGCTGTCCGGCAATCAAGCCGTGCAGATGGTGCGCGCTGGATTGAAAGCGATTTACGTGAGCGGCTGGCAAGTCGCCGCGGACGCCAACACGTCCGGCCAGATGTATCCCGATCAGAGCCTGTATCCCGTGGACAGCGTGCCCACGTTGGTGGAGCGCATCAACTCCGCACTCATGCGCGCCGACCAGATCGAGCACGCCGAGGGCAAAAAGGATCGGTATTGGTATGCTCCGCTCGTCGCCGATGCCGAGGCAGGCTTTGGCGGTCCGCTCAACGCCTTCGAGTTGATGAAGTCGATGATCAAGGCCGGAGCGGCCGGCGTTCACTTCGAGGACCAATTGGCGGCGGAGAAGAAGTGCGGCCACTTGGGCGGCAAGGTGCTCGTGCCCTCGGGGCAGTTCATTCGCACCTTGAACGCGGCGCGCCTCGCGGCCGACGTGATGGACGTGCCGACGGTGCTCATCGCCCGCACGGACGCGCATAGCGCCAAGCTTTTGACCAGCGACGTCGACGAGCGCGATGTTCCGTTCATCGATGGCAGCGGCCGCACGCGCGAGGGCTTCTTCCGTCTCAAGGGCGGCCTCGAGTGCGCCATTGCGCGCGCGCTCGCCTACGCGCCGTACGCGGACGTCATTTGGTGCGAGACGTCCACGCCGGACATGGGCGAGGCTCGCGAGTTCGCGGAGGCGGTGCACGAGAAGTTCCCGAACAAGCTTTTGGCCTACAACTGCTCGCCGTCGTTCAACTGGAAGAAGAACCTGAGCGACGCCGACATTGCCAAGTTCCAGCAGGAACTGGGCTCGATGGGTTACAAGTTCCAATTCGTGACCTTGGCCGGCTTCCACTCGCTGAACTTCTCGATGTTCGAATTGGCGCGCGGCTACCGCGATCGCGGCATGGCGGCGTACTCCGAGATGCAGCAGGCGGAATTCGCCGCCGAGAAGAATGGCTACTCCGCCACGCGCCACCAGCGCGAAGTCGGTACCGGGTATTTCGATCAGGTCACCGACGTGATCACCGGCGGCGAGTCTTCCACGTTGGCCCTGGAGGAATCGACCGAGGCGGCGCAGTTCTAG
- a CDS encoding RNA polymerase sigma factor has translation MKVRGRKDDGTNEELAELYRRYGYLLQRRSRTLLRDPAAAEDALQDAFVKIIHARSELTTVENPVAWMYRVVDRCCFDQLRRRKLRRTEPLDDHENEPHLRPGVDVESRNAALRILHELSEPEFEVAVLAYVDGMNQTEIAATLGVSRPTIWKRLTQIREHAADLLGEVP, from the coding sequence TTGAAGGTACGCGGACGCAAGGACGACGGAACGAACGAGGAGCTCGCCGAGCTGTATCGTCGCTACGGGTACTTGCTTCAGCGACGTAGCCGCACGCTTCTTCGAGATCCCGCCGCGGCCGAGGACGCACTACAAGATGCGTTCGTGAAAATCATTCACGCGCGATCCGAACTCACGACCGTGGAGAACCCCGTTGCATGGATGTACCGGGTCGTCGATCGATGCTGCTTCGACCAGCTGCGCCGGCGGAAGTTGCGCCGCACGGAACCGCTCGACGACCATGAAAACGAGCCTCATCTTCGGCCGGGTGTCGATGTCGAATCGCGCAATGCCGCCCTTCGGATTCTTCACGAGCTCAGTGAGCCCGAATTCGAAGTGGCGGTGTTGGCCTATGTCGATGGGATGAACCAAACCGAAATCGCGGCAACCCTGGGCGTGTCCCGGCCCACCATCTGGAAAAGGCTGACCCAGATTCGCGAACACGCGGCCGACCTTCTTGGAGAGGTGCCATGA
- a CDS encoding caspase family protein yields MRRKGHSALALIAVLAGLSVANAAPVRILIAAGANHGLSDDRPLSHPQSDATAVRDVFTSLGWVRADHAILLRDATKGALVAAFERARAIAGQHAASEVTLVVYFSGHGDRASLHVHGEGLPEAELSAHIAQVPAALRIVVIDACRTTEVLRAKGMNVQPGFTVQLPAQPAATGSVWVHASADGEAAQESDEIGGALFTHFWLAGLRGAADTNGDGRVTFEESFTYAYHHTLLRSARSGGVLQRPEVTLALREAAPLVLTETAGERAQLEFPREADSLYLVYAVGSQSVVAEVSGAADRGVRITLPRGRYIVQKRTGAHGTAAEVSLSASTTRVLTPSDFRHFPMETLAQKGTMVVRPWSVALSNTVFRGTAVDVGDELSVRIERRQSDWAYAFAPFGGLALRATEFNDVREWFTGAELSLDRLFVLGGVLGAPTLVRVGADARGQWIWQSVRRNDSDRLASLGYETTSHRAGSAFGGGLHAAWRVSPTPSFYAEAGLRAFALAAKTDSGVEGRVLGGLWLSAGALF; encoded by the coding sequence ATGCGCCGTAAGGGTCACTCGGCCCTCGCCCTGATCGCGGTGCTCGCCGGTTTGAGCGTCGCGAATGCTGCGCCGGTTCGCATTCTCATTGCGGCCGGCGCGAACCACGGTCTTTCGGACGACCGCCCGCTGTCGCATCCGCAAAGCGATGCGACCGCGGTGCGTGACGTCTTCACGTCCCTCGGCTGGGTGCGTGCCGATCATGCGATTCTTCTGCGCGACGCCACCAAGGGCGCGCTCGTTGCGGCGTTCGAGCGTGCTCGCGCGATTGCGGGCCAGCATGCCGCGAGCGAGGTGACGCTGGTCGTGTATTTCAGCGGTCACGGGGACCGAGCCTCCCTGCACGTGCACGGTGAGGGCTTGCCCGAGGCGGAGCTTTCCGCGCACATCGCGCAGGTGCCTGCGGCGCTGCGCATCGTCGTGATCGATGCGTGCCGCACGACGGAAGTGTTGCGCGCCAAAGGAATGAACGTGCAGCCGGGATTTACCGTGCAGCTTCCGGCGCAACCCGCCGCGACCGGATCGGTGTGGGTTCATGCTTCGGCCGATGGGGAAGCGGCGCAAGAGTCGGATGAAATCGGCGGGGCGCTCTTTACGCATTTCTGGTTGGCGGGGCTTCGAGGCGCGGCGGACACCAATGGCGATGGGCGGGTGACCTTCGAGGAGTCGTTCACCTACGCGTACCATCACACGCTTCTTCGCTCGGCGCGGTCGGGCGGCGTCCTTCAGCGGCCCGAGGTGACGCTGGCCTTGCGCGAAGCGGCGCCCCTCGTTCTGACGGAGACGGCCGGCGAACGCGCGCAGCTGGAATTCCCTCGCGAGGCCGACTCGCTCTACCTCGTGTACGCCGTGGGATCGCAGAGCGTCGTGGCGGAAGTCTCGGGGGCGGCCGATCGCGGTGTCCGCATCACCTTGCCGCGGGGGCGCTACATCGTCCAGAAACGCACGGGAGCGCACGGCACCGCGGCGGAGGTTTCGCTCTCCGCCTCGACGACGCGCGTGCTGACACCTTCCGACTTTCGCCATTTCCCCATGGAAACGCTCGCGCAAAAAGGAACGATGGTCGTTCGACCGTGGAGCGTTGCGCTGAGCAATACGGTATTTCGCGGCACGGCGGTCGACGTGGGCGACGAGCTCTCGGTGCGCATCGAGCGGCGTCAATCGGATTGGGCCTACGCGTTCGCCCCGTTTGGAGGTCTCGCCCTGCGCGCGACGGAATTCAACGATGTGCGCGAATGGTTCACCGGCGCGGAGCTCTCGCTCGATCGGCTGTTCGTTCTCGGTGGCGTGCTCGGCGCACCGACGCTCGTCCGTGTCGGTGCGGATGCCCGCGGGCAATGGATCTGGCAGTCCGTGCGCCGCAACGACAGCGATCGCCTTGCCTCGCTCGGATACGAGACCACGTCCCATCGAGCCGGCTCCGCGTTCGGCGGCGGCCTTCACGCGGCATGGCGGGTTTCTCCGACACCATCCTTCTACGCCGAGGCCGGCCTTCGCGCATTCGCTCTGGCCGCGAAAACCGATTCGGGGGTCGAAGGACGCGTGCTCGGCGGCCTGTGGCTATCGGCCGGCGCCCTGTTTTAG
- a CDS encoding NUDIX hydrolase — MSKKTEAVTRRVDPEEAAFLRDYRPADFPRPSVTVDVAAFSVLDAELRVLLVKRGGHPFKGAWALPGGFVRVGDGHRDQGEDLDAAATRELEEETGLRASDVYLEQLGAFGKAARDPRMRVITVAYYALIRPDLVPLVRGGGDAAAADWLSVNALRPADMAFDHHGIVTQAARRMAERVSSSSIASSLVTKTFTIPELRHVYAILTGKPQDPGNFRRKFERMVEEGIIEQAPGKRITASKPALVYRFLPEKTEHECRRR; from the coding sequence ATGAGCAAGAAGACCGAGGCGGTAACCCGGCGTGTCGATCCCGAGGAGGCGGCGTTTCTCCGTGACTATCGGCCGGCGGACTTTCCGCGGCCGTCGGTGACGGTGGATGTGGCGGCGTTCAGCGTGCTCGATGCGGAGCTGCGCGTCTTGTTGGTCAAGCGGGGAGGGCACCCGTTCAAAGGGGCGTGGGCGCTGCCCGGTGGGTTCGTGCGCGTGGGCGATGGCCATCGCGATCAGGGGGAGGACCTCGATGCGGCGGCGACGCGCGAGTTGGAGGAGGAGACCGGACTGCGGGCCTCCGATGTGTACCTGGAGCAGCTGGGGGCGTTCGGCAAGGCGGCGCGCGATCCACGGATGCGCGTGATCACGGTCGCGTACTACGCGCTCATTCGGCCCGATTTGGTGCCGCTCGTGCGCGGCGGGGGCGATGCCGCGGCGGCGGATTGGCTCTCGGTGAATGCGCTGCGGCCGGCCGATATGGCGTTCGATCATCATGGCATCGTCACCCAGGCCGCGCGGCGCATGGCCGAGCGCGTCTCCTCGTCGAGCATCGCCTCGAGCCTCGTGACCAAGACGTTCACCATCCCCGAGCTTCGCCACGTGTACGCGATCCTGACAGGCAAGCCGCAGGATCCTGGCAACTTTCGCCGCAAGTTCGAGCGCATGGTGGAAGAAGGCATCATCGAGCAGGCACCGGGAAAGCGCATCACCGCGTCCAAGCCCGCGCTCGTGTATCGGTTCCTACCGGAGAAAACGGAGCATGAGTGCCGGCGGAGATAG
- a CDS encoding ferritin-like domain-containing protein codes for MIDRPIMTENACTSEERRLEGVKAGNPVDYLALRLEKEPEPEVMMSEGTACANAANQAICLQSLASLRETTGFPEKLCGPCSSSTTYLVYTRRDEVGSVTSLDALATFLRPVSDVKTAAFLVRQHGYNVACSAQARNGRVSGDGFDILGVTGDGCGADNDIKEHVVHVSNSAQVTVLQTTLIKAGDPNCASGRRPEGFALTGPSSEATPLGRFFAVAAELEAASVPAFVRLAEELAHHGAPAQLVDDARSAARDEIRHTAMMTSLARRFGAEPSTPDVPQRPVRGLFEIALENAVEGCVHETYAALQATHQARHADDRRIRKVMDRIAKDETQHSALAWNVAAWIEPLLSGEERARIDRARYEVATSLIETVADPHPDIVRIAGAPSAAEALRLLDAVTDELWPGSNRAQMA; via the coding sequence GTGATCGATCGCCCGATCATGACGGAGAATGCCTGCACGTCGGAGGAGCGCCGGCTGGAAGGCGTGAAGGCGGGCAATCCGGTCGACTACCTCGCGCTTCGCCTCGAGAAGGAGCCGGAGCCCGAAGTCATGATGTCCGAGGGGACGGCCTGCGCGAATGCCGCGAACCAGGCAATCTGTTTGCAGTCCCTTGCCAGCCTTCGTGAGACGACGGGGTTTCCCGAAAAGCTGTGCGGCCCGTGTTCGTCGAGCACGACGTACCTCGTGTACACGCGGCGTGACGAAGTTGGCTCCGTGACGTCGTTGGATGCCTTGGCAACATTTCTCCGTCCGGTGAGCGACGTGAAGACGGCGGCATTTCTCGTTCGCCAACATGGATACAACGTTGCGTGCTCGGCCCAGGCACGCAATGGGCGCGTGTCCGGCGATGGATTCGACATTCTCGGTGTCACGGGAGATGGCTGCGGGGCGGACAACGACATCAAGGAGCACGTCGTTCACGTGAGCAACTCGGCGCAGGTTACCGTGCTGCAAACGACCCTCATCAAGGCCGGCGATCCCAATTGCGCATCCGGTCGCAGGCCCGAAGGCTTCGCGCTCACCGGCCCATCCAGCGAGGCCACGCCATTGGGGCGCTTCTTCGCGGTCGCCGCGGAGCTCGAGGCCGCGTCGGTGCCGGCGTTCGTGCGCCTGGCCGAGGAGCTTGCGCATCATGGGGCGCCGGCGCAGCTCGTGGATGACGCCCGCAGCGCTGCCCGTGATGAAATTCGTCACACGGCCATGATGACGTCTCTGGCACGCCGATTCGGCGCGGAGCCGTCGACGCCCGACGTTCCGCAGCGGCCCGTGCGCGGCCTCTTCGAAATCGCGCTCGAAAATGCCGTCGAAGGCTGCGTGCATGAAACCTACGCGGCGTTGCAGGCGACGCACCAAGCGAGGCATGCCGACGATCGGCGCATCCGTAAGGTCATGGATCGCATCGCCAAAGACGAAACGCAACACAGTGCGCTCGCATGGAACGTCGCCGCATGGATTGAACCGTTGCTATCGGGCGAGGAGCGCGCACGCATCGACCGCGCGCGCTATGAAGTTGCTACTTCTTTGATTGAAACCGTTGCCGATCCGCACCCCGACATCGTACGCATCGCGGGCGCGCCGTCGGCGGCAGAGGCCTTGCGCCTTCTCGATGCCGTGACCGACGAGCTGTGGCCCGGATCCAATCGGGCGCAAATGGCATGA
- a CDS encoding ferritin-like domain-containing protein: MRTTHSVASLRKLFFSVVSPIPVLAMVACSSDNDEPAGIDRSGLSETACVSRERPLEKVKAGNAADYLALRTQLYRSEPGGPVPSGEPTTYSSVGTACSSAANQAKCLKDLADLRPAIVPGKLGPGIPGPSLSYLVYTRRDEVGAVVSNEEFSAFLRPVADLDTAAFLVHRNGYDLACEDTQHNARVSDDGFDVLARKGDGCGKGHDITENLLHVDKDGKIAVRASVVVEPADPQCTYGRKPEGFEPAGAVEEASPLGRFFAIAAELEAASVPAFVRLAEELAHHGAPAQLVDDARSAARDEIRHTAMMTSLARRFGAEPSTPDVPQRPVRGLFEIALENAVEGCVHETYAALQATHQARHAEDRRIRKVMERIAEDETRHGALAWNVASWIEPRLSGEERALIDRARRGAAASLMNTAAEPHPDVVHVAGAPSAAQASRLLHAVAGELWAA, from the coding sequence ATGCGAACGACCCATTCCGTTGCTTCCTTAAGAAAACTGTTCTTCTCGGTGGTGAGCCCGATTCCGGTCCTTGCGATGGTCGCATGCAGTTCCGACAACGACGAGCCTGCCGGCATCGATCGCTCCGGCCTGTCGGAGACCGCATGCGTTTCGCGCGAGCGCCCACTGGAAAAGGTCAAGGCCGGCAATGCCGCCGACTACCTCGCGCTCCGCACCCAATTGTATCGCTCGGAGCCGGGCGGACCGGTGCCGTCGGGCGAACCCACCACGTATTCCTCCGTGGGAACGGCATGCTCCAGCGCCGCCAATCAAGCCAAATGTCTAAAGGACCTTGCGGACCTTCGGCCCGCTATCGTGCCCGGGAAACTCGGCCCAGGGATCCCTGGGCCAAGCCTTTCCTACCTCGTTTACACGAGACGTGACGAAGTCGGAGCGGTCGTGTCGAACGAAGAGTTCTCGGCGTTCCTCCGTCCCGTGGCCGACTTGGACACGGCAGCGTTTCTCGTTCATCGAAACGGATACGACCTTGCGTGCGAGGACACGCAACACAACGCCCGCGTGTCCGATGATGGCTTCGACGTCCTCGCGCGAAAGGGCGATGGATGCGGGAAGGGGCACGACATCACGGAGAATCTCCTCCACGTGGACAAGGATGGCAAAATTGCGGTGCGGGCTTCCGTGGTCGTGGAGCCCGCCGATCCACAATGCACGTATGGCCGAAAGCCCGAAGGCTTCGAGCCCGCCGGCGCAGTGGAGGAAGCAAGCCCGCTGGGGCGCTTCTTCGCAATCGCCGCGGAGCTGGAGGCCGCGTCGGTGCCGGCGTTCGTGCGCCTGGCCGAGGAGCTTGCGCATCACGGGGCGCCAGCGCAGCTCGTGGATGACGCCCGCAGCGCTGCCCGTGATGAAATTCGTCACACGGCCATGATGACGTCTCTGGCACGCCGATTCGGCGCGGAGCCGTCGACGCCCGACGTTCCGCAGCGGCCCGTGCGCGGCCTCTTCGAAATCGCGCTCGAAAATGCAGTCGAAGGCTGCGTGCATGAAACCTACGCGGCGTTGCAGGCGACGCACCAAGCGAGGCATGCCGAGGATCGGCGCATCCGCAAGGTCATGGAGCGCATTGCCGAGGACGAAACGCGGCATGGCGCGCTCGCGTGGAACGTGGCTTCCTGGATCGAGCCACGGTTGTCCGGCGAAGAACGCGCCCTCATTGACCGTGCGCGCCGCGGAGCCGCCGCTTCGCTGATGAACACTGCCGCAGAACCGCACCCCGACGTCGTGCATGTGGCCGGCGCGCCCTCCGCGGCGCAGGCCTCGCGCCTTCTGCACGCGGTCGCCGGCGAGCTCTGGGCGGCTTAG
- a CDS encoding ATP-binding cassette domain-containing protein, with protein MIEVDGVEKTYGRATALAPTSIRFEAGTTTSIIGPSGCGKSTLLRIIAGLIPADRGKVIYDGEVLSTDNVNGLRLRTGFVLQDGGLFPHLTAQRNVTLVAEVIGRGTDASRRERVKELAALVRLPEARLVNHPRDLSGGERQRVSMMRALFLDPSWVLLDEPLGALDPITRRGLQTELRSIFARLNKTVILVTHDMGEAAYLGDRVLLMRAGRVVQEGTARELAEQPAEPFVSEFLRAQRSPLEEDAA; from the coding sequence ATGATCGAAGTCGACGGAGTGGAGAAGACCTACGGCCGGGCGACTGCGCTGGCGCCAACGTCCATTCGATTCGAGGCCGGAACGACGACGTCGATCATCGGGCCGAGCGGCTGCGGAAAGTCCACGTTGCTGCGCATCATCGCGGGCCTCATCCCGGCGGATCGCGGAAAGGTCATCTACGACGGCGAGGTGCTGAGCACCGACAACGTCAACGGACTGCGCCTTCGCACGGGCTTCGTGCTGCAAGATGGCGGGCTCTTTCCGCATCTGACGGCGCAACGCAACGTCACGTTGGTCGCGGAGGTGATCGGCCGCGGCACCGACGCCTCGCGGCGCGAGCGCGTGAAGGAGCTGGCCGCGTTGGTGCGTCTTCCCGAGGCGCGCCTGGTGAACCACCCGCGCGATCTCTCGGGCGGCGAGCGCCAGCGCGTCAGCATGATGCGCGCACTTTTCCTCGACCCGAGCTGGGTTCTCCTCGACGAGCCGCTGGGTGCGCTCGATCCCATCACGCGCCGTGGCCTGCAGACGGAGCTGCGCAGCATCTTCGCGCGCTTGAACAAGACCGTGATCCTCGTCACACACGACATGGGCGAGGCGGCCTACCTGGGGGACCGCGTTCTTTTGATGCGCGCCGGCCGGGTCGTGCAAGAAGGCACCGCCCGCGAGCTGGCCGAGCAGCCCGCGGAGCCGTTCGTGTCCGAGTTTCTGCGCGCCCAGCGCTCCCCGCTCGAGGAGGACGCCGCTTGA
- a CDS encoding ABC transporter permease subunit, which produces MRRSPVAFYAFYAVLVAVLSLLTTPARADEKTIHVGSKRFTESYVLAEIVRKVAEDAGEVQAVHHQGLGNTGIVFAALKSGSIDIYAEYTGTITRELLGHKTDVVSDDLASLNRELAPLGLQAGVPLGFNDTYALAMRSEVASQRNLRSISEVAPHAELRFGFSQEFLERADGWPALVSTYGIKAPRPRAIEHALAYKALVNGDIDVVDVYSTDPKIEEEHLTVLQDDKQLFPRYDAVLLYRSDLPERAPRTWAALQRLKGAVDEKTMTRMNADAEVRKLTFDAIARNFLAAPGSNAEKATSRRTFFTLLFGSDFLKLTREHLTLVAIAVLLGTVVGVPLGVWAAYRRRATQPILGAVGVLQTIPSLALLAFLIPLLHQIGFVPALVALFLYSLLPIVRNTYTGLSDIAPSLKESALALGLPRGARLRLVELPLASRAILAGVKTSAVISVGTATIAAFIGAGGYGERIASGLALSDNDLLLAGAVPAAGMALLFEAFFGLVERWIIPRPLRVSEEA; this is translated from the coding sequence ATGCGCCGATCGCCCGTCGCGTTTTACGCATTTTACGCGGTGCTCGTCGCCGTACTCTCGCTCTTGACCACGCCTGCCCGCGCCGACGAGAAGACGATTCACGTCGGGTCCAAGCGGTTCACCGAGTCGTACGTGCTCGCCGAAATCGTGCGCAAGGTCGCCGAGGACGCCGGCGAGGTGCAGGCCGTGCACCACCAAGGGCTGGGCAACACCGGCATCGTGTTCGCGGCCCTCAAGAGCGGCAGTATCGATATCTATGCAGAATACACGGGAACGATCACGCGCGAGCTCCTCGGGCACAAGACCGACGTGGTGTCCGACGATCTCGCCTCGTTGAACCGCGAGTTGGCGCCGCTCGGCCTGCAGGCCGGCGTTCCGCTGGGGTTCAACGACACCTATGCGCTGGCCATGCGCTCCGAGGTGGCGAGCCAGCGCAACCTGCGCAGCATCAGCGAGGTGGCGCCGCACGCGGAGCTTCGGTTTGGCTTTTCGCAGGAGTTCCTCGAGCGGGCCGATGGGTGGCCCGCGTTGGTGTCGACCTACGGCATCAAGGCGCCGCGGCCGCGTGCCATCGAGCATGCCCTGGCCTACAAGGCCCTGGTGAACGGCGACATCGACGTCGTCGACGTGTACTCCACCGATCCGAAGATCGAGGAGGAGCATCTCACGGTGCTGCAAGACGACAAGCAGCTCTTTCCGCGGTACGACGCGGTGCTGCTTTACCGCAGTGACCTGCCGGAGCGCGCTCCGCGCACGTGGGCGGCGCTTCAGCGGCTGAAAGGCGCCGTCGACGAGAAGACGATGACGCGCATGAACGCGGACGCGGAGGTGCGCAAGCTCACCTTCGACGCGATTGCGCGCAATTTCCTGGCCGCTCCCGGCTCCAACGCCGAAAAAGCGACGTCGCGCCGCACGTTCTTCACCTTGCTCTTCGGGAGCGATTTCCTGAAGCTGACGCGCGAGCACCTCACCTTGGTGGCCATTGCGGTGCTTCTCGGCACGGTGGTCGGCGTGCCGCTCGGCGTGTGGGCCGCCTACCGGCGCCGCGCCACGCAGCCGATCCTGGGCGCTGTCGGCGTGCTGCAGACGATTCCTTCGTTGGCGCTCCTGGCGTTCTTGATCCCGCTGCTGCACCAGATCGGGTTCGTGCCGGCGTTGGTGGCGCTGTTCCTGTATTCGCTGCTGCCCATCGTGCGCAACACGTACACGGGGCTCTCGGACATCGCGCCGTCGTTGAAGGAGTCGGCGCTGGCGCTGGGCCTACCGCGTGGGGCCCGGTTGCGGCTCGTGGAGCTGCCGCTCGCATCGCGCGCGATCCTCGCCGGGGTGAAGACGTCGGCCGTGATCAGCGTGGGCACGGCGACCATCGCGGCGTTCATCGGTGCGGGCGGCTACGGAGAGCGCATCGCCTCGGGGCTCGCGCTGAGCGACAACGATTTGCTCCTCGCGGGCGCCGTTCCCGCGGCGGGCATGGCGCTGCTCTTCGAGGCCTTTTTCGGCCTGGTGGAGCGCTGGATCATTCCTCGGCCGCTTCGAGTTTCGGAGGAGGCGTGA